In the genome of Xiphophorus hellerii strain 12219 chromosome 14, Xiphophorus_hellerii-4.1, whole genome shotgun sequence, the window aaagaggcaggctcacaaatacactTATAAAATATGTCTATACTCCAGTTTTTGGTTTATGTATTattgcccagacatttatagttTACGTTCAGCACAACGACGGGATTTGGCACCGTCGTTcgtcacacacacaaacatctaCCAGGTATGCAACGCCACCCGTTAGTGGCGACTGGGATGAtaggaaatttattttctggttcgtccgtaaagctactCGTGTAAAGCACAGCCGcccgcagtgttcagtctatctgctCACATGTATAAATAATCCCGCCGTGCTGGTCGCTCTGAACAAGCAGCTCCCGGAGAAcagctgccgtactccagggaACGCTCCCGACATTTTAAGGATGCTCATTGGTCCCCCGATGCACAAAAACCCAGACATTATCATGAATCagtaaaatcctcccaggctgaacttgaaaattggacctTATGCTGCTAAGGTTCGCGTTCGTCCACAactcaggcggaagtgagagtGCTGCGCAATGCAAATAACGACCCAGCCGGAAAACGGTGCattacataataaaatacaatttaatgaACCTTAgaggcagatacattttcctcgaggaattttaataatcgaggtactcaaATCACTCGAGGAATTGTTTAGGCCCAAAAATATACCTACGCCAACAGTTCATATAGTTACAGCTAACATGCATCCTCTgaccaaaattaaagaaataaaacaaagcataagGAATAGCCATACAATAACAGCTTTACAAGtctaaatctgaaaacattcaCATCCATTGTTATTTCAAgataaaaaccattttaaatgaaaagatgaAACTGACAGAATAAAGTGAAAGTTTTGGTTGTTAGATAAACGTCCTATTTCAACTGGTTTTCTTCTCCAAGCTGCTACATTATAGAAATGTTACCCAGCTGTAATTACTCTGCTTCCAAGCTGTGAGTTAGTGTGTTTTGGTACTTGAGGGTCAGATTATTCTGATCCTCCTGTATGAGTCTTCATGTGACCAGTTAAATTGCTTTGCCAAcggaaactttttccacaagtcccacataCAAAAGGCTTCTGATCTGTGTGAGTCTTCATGTGACCAGTTAAACTGCTTTGCCAAcggaaactttttccacaagtcccacataCAAAAGGCTTCTGATCTGTGTGAGTCTTCATGTGACCAGTTAAACTGCTTTGCCAAcggaaactttttccacaagtcccacataCAAAAGGCTTCTGATCTGTGTGAGTCTTCATGTGACGAGTTAAACTGCTTTGGCAacgaaaactttttccacaagtcccacataAGAAAGGCTTCTGATCTGTGTGAGTCTTCATGTGAACAGTTAAACTGCTTTGCCAAcggaaactttttccacaagtcccacaaaaACATGCCTTCTCATCTGTATGAATCCTCATATGAGAagttaaatgctttttttgactgaacctttttccacaagtcccacaagagaaaagCCTCTCACTAGTATGTGTCTGTATGTGTCCAATTAAACTGTTTCtgattttgtaactttttccacaggtcccacatgaaAAAGGCCTTTCACCTGTATGAGTCCTCATGTGACTAGTTAAAGTGTCTTTGTGACGAAacctttttccacaagtcccacaagagtAAGGCTTCTCATTAGTATGCGTTGTCATGTGAGGATATAAACCACTTctgtttctgaaactttttccacagtgtgTACATttgaaaggcttctcacctgtatgaattcTCATGTGACGAGTTAGACTGCATTGTCGAtagaaacgttttccacaagtcccacatgagaaaggtctctcacctgtatgaatcTTCATGTGAAAAAGTAACTGAGGCTTGGACCGGAATGCTTTTCCACAGTTCTCGCATGAGAAAGGCCTCTCATCTGTGTGAATCCTCCTGTGACAAAGTAACTGAGGCTTGGACCGGAATCCTTTTCCACAGGTCTCGCATGAGAAAGGCCTCTCATCTGTGTGAATCCTCCTGTGACGAAGTAACTGAGGCTTGGACCGGAATCCTTTTCCACAGGTCTCGCATGAGAAAGGCCTCTCATCTGTGTGAATCCTCCTGTGACAAAGTAACTGAGGCTTGGACCGGAATCCTTTTCCACAGGTCTCGCATGAGAAAGGCCTCTCATCTGTGTGAATCCTCCTGTGACAAAGTAACTGAGGCTTGGACCGGAATCCTTTTCCACAGGTCTCGCATGAGAAAGGCCTCTCATCTGTGTGAATCCTCCTGTGACGAAGTAACTGAGGCTTGGACCGGAATCCTTTTCCACAGGTCTCGCATGAGAAAGGCCTCTCATCTGTGTGAATCCTCCTGTGACAAAGTAACTGAGGCTTGGACCGGAATccttttccacaagtcccacatgagaaaggtctctcacctgtatgaatcTTCATGTGAAAAAGTAACTGAGGCTTGGACCGGAATGCTTTTCCACAGTTCTCGCATGAGAAAGGCCTCTCATCTGTGTGAATCCTCCTGTGACAAAGTAACTGAGGCTTGGACCGGAATCCTTTTCCACAGGTCTCGCATGAGAAAGGCCTCTCTCCTGTGTGAATCTTCATGTGACTAACTACCTCAGGTTTGGTTATGAAACTTCTTCCAcaagtcacacatgaaaaaggcttctctcctgtgtgaatcatcatgtgacGAAGCAAATGAGATTTGTTTTGgaagctttttccacaggttgaacatgtgaaaagcttctTGTCCATGTGAGTTCTCATGTGTGTTGTCAAGGAACTGCTTTGAGAAAAGGCTTCATCACAGATTTTACAAGAATATTGTTTTTGGTCTGGATGagctttattctgtgttttctgttttgaactctcagttttacctttttgctgtttggttttctgaTATCTCTgacgtttctgttttttatctctcttttttcctGAGTCTTCACAATTGCTTTTTTCCTGATCCTGGTTCTCATCTTCAGAAGAGccatgagagatgagttggttcctctgtggttctgtttcattgcGGATTCTGTGCATTTTAGAAGGAATCACCAAAATGTCATCAGTCTCCTGTATCAGCACaagctgctcttcatcctgactGACGCAGAgttgcttctcttcctctttgaaCTGTTGATGTGCTGGTTGCTCTTCTAAAGTGGAGTTGCCCTCCAGGTTGCTGAGCTCATTGAGAACCCCGTCGTCTTTACACGCCCAGCACTGACGGAGATCTggaccaaaacacaaaaaaaaccttttaattttgAGTCAAATAGTCAACCTTTAACGTTAATACCTTTATGCATCTATGCAGCTTTTTCTTGGACTATTCTAAAATTATAACGTTTTATGTATGAAAATCGGTCAAAACAAATTATTGACATTCTtccaatgttttctggcatgTAGCAAATAAGagattttggtaattctaagtTCAGGTCCAATTTATCTTCTGACCATGAGGAAAAATGtgcgtgtgtttttttttaaaacccgcATATGAAGATATCTCACTTTAACTGTAAGTTTGGAAAAATAACTTAACAAAAGTGATTCTTCTAATGAACTAGATGTCAGTCAAAACATGTCATGGACATCCAGGTGAGCAAACAAAATGCCAATATGTTAACTGAGTGGCTCCCTGACAGATATTCACACAGCAGCTCGACTCAGTCCATATCAATCCTCCTTTGCATTAGCAGCAGTTCTTTGTTACTGGAACCTCAATCGGCCTTCAGACCTCAGCATCGCTCTGCTGTACGTTGAGACCGCTGTGCACTGCAACCTCAACTCCAAACCGGTCCATCAGTTCTGCATTCGACTAAAGTCGGTTTTCCTTCTCTTATCTTTCTCACACTTATGTGCAGTTAAGTGTGACGTGTAGAGATAATTGTGTGCATCTCATTTCTGTTCTCTGCCTCTGACTAGTTTCAGTTGCAGAGTCTTCGAACGCTGCTGGTCTTTCAATAAAGATATAAAACCCAGAATCAATCCTTCTCCTGTTTATTGAACAGTTTCTCTGCCTCCTTTATCCTTGTCTACCTGTGGCCCAAAATCTGAAATTAGTTTATGATTAGATAtattttaagatatctataagAACGCTATGATTATGTGGAGTTTGAAAAAACTCTGAGACCAAGATCAAAattagagaacaaaaacagatttatttggaTCTATAGATGGAGAACAAACAACAGTAATGCTGTTAGTAGAGTTCTAAACTCTAACAGAGGCACACTCTAACTTTATAGCCTCTTCATGCACAACCTGGGAGGTGTCAACAATACTAAGAAACTTAAGAGATTTACatattcaaagaaaagaaaaacacttagtTTCTGTCACAAAGGTGATCAGACGGAACATCTTTACATACTCAGTAACCACAACTGAGTAATGAAGGACAAGGTTTAGTTTCCAATACCTGCTTTGATCATATTCTTATTTCCTGGCGCCCTGGGTTCAATAGTTTAAACCGCAGGGTGTGAAAACTATCTGTCTTTGTCAGTTGCCAGGAGCCTGATATGAAGAAGTGAGCTGCTGAACTGTCAAAGTGGAACAAACACCGCAGGCTGTCTCTGCAGCAGAGTGCGGTTATTAACCACATCCTGTTCAACCGATTCCTGCTCCCTGCTGAGAGTTGCAGCCTCTACAGAAAAACACTTCAACTTgtataagtaaaaaatatagaaatgcaTTAATGCTGAAAAGGATTAATAAATTGTTTgataaaagtaaacacactgtgaataattattttattccacaattAGACAAAACATGTATTTGGAACAAAACGTGGGATAACTCAACTTTACTTTGACTAGTCAGGATGTAATTAAATATACCTCAAAGACATATTTTGTCTGATCAAAGCCATaattatattgttattattattatattataattatattgtttaaatatatcTAGTCGGAAACTAATGTCAGATATACAGTATGAAAGTTTGGTAAAGCCATTTAATGATAGAACGGCCTGCCATAGCAAACGCTGATGCACTTTATGGAATAAGTCCAACCAGCgctctgtttctgtcttatcagttaatttatttctgtaaaacattCATACTAATTCGGTTTCAAACATTGTTTCCTTTAATCTGTCTCCTGTATTTCCTCCAGCTTTTGTCCGTTTCGCGCCTCATGTCATCAGTAAAACGtgaaggtgtttcgtacctatccggtgtaagatgatcctcggtatccgggtaaaatccatcagtctgcgctgatcctccatttcttcctccatcttgacgttgatttctttccactctgtgaatgtttctccagcaggagttacctgctcgttgataaactctctctgaggcggaactgaagatattttcactgaaaacactcAAATACTCAGATATTTACCTAAAACTAGCGACGTGCTTTTTGTGCCGAGGCTTCGGGACACGTGTCGACTAAACCAGGAGGATTTTTATGAATCTTGTGTTCATGGAGCAGGATGTGACGTTTGACGCCGAGCGAGAGGGCCGTACCACGTGACTGATTCCGGATGTGGATCCTCTGCTTCCGGATAGATAAGGCACTAAACCGCTGCTGCTTCACCCGCGTTGCATTTACttgttttaggattttattatGTGTGTTTGTAATTTATCTGAGCGCCTTTTTGCGATTATTCATCATctataatgtcaaaaaaaatcaactccGTGGATCCTGTGTTATAATTTCTAATGTTTGTTATGTACACACTGAGCCACCTGTACTGAGTAATTATTTAGGTGATACTAACACATTCAACAGCAAAACCAAATTTAGTTTCACCTCAgatgtttttcagaaatgattccgtttaaaagaaactttaaagtcCACAGTTGGatgtgaaaacatgcaaaaggcAACACAGTTTCATAGCTTATTAAAATGTCCTAGTTATCATTCTCATTCAGGGTTCAGGATTCTTactaacaaaatgtttttagcagATTTTCTTACTGAAAATCTTTGTTTGCATCGTTGTTTCTGGTTCTCTATGTAGCACTTATGTTGAATTGATTCCAGCGTTTCGATGCATTTGGTAAATTTGAATAGGGCGACATCTGCTGGTCAATCTGTAACATCGCATTTGATGACAGCAATGAAGGACAAGTAGTTATTAAAGACATAATAAAATGGCGCACTGCATGGGATGAATTATTTTCTACATCTGCTTGATCCTTGCAGAGCTGAAGCAACGGTTCTGGACTGGACTTCAAATTTAACTCTTCTGAAAACTGCTGCACAATGGCTTTCAATCTCAAACATGTACATTTAAACGTACCTTCGATTCAGATTCTTTCTTATTGACATTTGTTTAGAATACCAACCATACAATACCAACTTTAAAACAGCCACAGGTGAAACAAAGGCCTGAACATAATTTGGTTTATAAGAAGCCGTTTATAAGAAGCCGTCAGTCCCCTCTGTTTGtatgtttctcttctttttgatGGAAGACGCTGGATCGATGCACCTACCATTCATGTGAACCCATGAGGACTTTTCTGAGAGATATCAATGACTGAAATGGAAATTTGTCGAGACACTaatccttttttctttgctgttgtaTTATCCATGTGTACatacttagacttagactgactttattatcattttacaTGCACAgtgtgtatacagaacgaaatttcgttgcatacggctcaggacaatgttttgaggttccaatgttgtgaggttactccagaataaaataaaatacagtataaaatatgaatataaatctaaatataaaatataaagtgcaggactgacagtaaaatagaagttatttagctctgtacatgtgcaaggtataaagtggagaccagattttgagtgcagtccagttaagagttcagcagtctgatggcaagtgggaaaaagctgtttcggaaccaggtggacctgcaccggatgctgcggaacctctttccagagggcagcagggagaacagtccatggtgggggtgtgaggggtcactgaggatgtttcggcctcgggacacgcagcgctgggatgaaatgtcctgaatggagggaaggggggccccgatgatcctctctgctgtccgcaccactctcctcacgttcttccagtcggaggcgctgcagcttccacaccacacagagaggcagctggtcagaatgctctctatggtgcttctgtagaacgtcttgaggatgggcgggggcaggtgtgctcttctcatcctccgcaggaaatacaaacgtttctgtgccctcttgaccagagacgtggtgttcacagtccaggtgaggtcgttagtgatgtgcacccccaggaatttggtgctgctgaccacctccacagccgagctgttgatgagcagcggagcgtggctgggccggttcttcctgaagtcgacgatcatctacATGTACATAGATGCATATATGCTGGATTCATAATAATGgatattcttaaataaattatgctAAAAAAAGAGATACTTGGGAGAAATTATGAGAGAAAAGACTCAAAAAGCAGGAACTTTTACATCCACTACTGAactgaaaaaagacaaacccCATaataatggttaaaaaacactttattataaaaactttattataaaAGAATGGCATGGAAACAGTTTTTGCTGGTCACATTTCTATCTGAAATTGAATCTATATCACcaatacattttctaacatcctaaacaataaaaaaattctcaaacaaatactgttttatagattttaaaaaagtcacatgaataaaatacaacttCAATTTACAGTAAACTTAGCGAGAATAAAGTCGATGCagatgttttaacaaaaaaagggaaaacatctTTGGTTTTATCACAACTTAGCAAAACGTAGAAACATCTGCATTGTTGCCATCATATGATCAACAGTATTTTCTCCCTGAATCAAAAACTCGAGAAACTAATGAAAAAGTAATATATATTTAGATTCAACTTTAGagtgaaaaatgtaatcaaaatatactagggctgttgtaaacaaatattttagtaatcgagtaatccaTCGATTACTCTTACAATTAATCAAGTagtcggataaaaaaaaacattggtaaatctaacagcAGTATCACTATTGCATATCaacagtccaatttttcacatttgaacttccctaacaataacttttctgtagtttagaaaattaacttgtAACAACAATAACTCACTTTccaagttaacctgaagaaaagttatacaagaatctgaaattatattcattttaataataaagaggcaggctcacaaatacacttataaaaaatgtctatactccagtttttggtttatgtattattgcccagacatttatagttTACGTTCAGCACAACAACGGGATTTGGCACCGTCGTTcgtcacacacacaaacatctaCCAGGTATGCAACGCCACCCGTTAGTGGCGACTGGGATGAtaggaaatttattttctggttcgtccgtaaagctactCGTGTAAAGCACAGCCGcccgcagtgttcagtctatctgctCACATGTATAAATAATCCCGCCATGCTGGTCGCTCTGAACAAGCAGCTCCCGGAGAACAGCTGCCGTTCTCCAGGGAACGCTCCCGACATTTTAAGGATGCTCATTGGTCCCCCGATGCACAAAAACCCAGACATTATCATGAATCagtaaaatcctcccaggctaaacttgaaaattggacctTATGCTGCTAAGGTTCGCGTTCGTCCACAactcaggcggaagtgagagtGCTGCGCAATGCAAATAACGACCCAGCCGGAAAACCGTGCattacataataaaatacaatttaatgaACCTTAGAGGCAGATACATTTTTCTCGAGGGactttaataatcgaggtactcaaATCACTCGAGGAATTGTTTAGGCCCAAAAATATACCTACGCCAACAGTTCATATAGTTACAGCTAACATGCATCCTCTGAccaaaattaatgaaataaaacaaagcataagGAATAGCCATACAATAACAGCTTTACAAGtctaaatctgaaaacattcaCATCCATTGTTATTTCAAgataaaaaccattttaaatgaaaagatgaAACTGACAGAATAAAGTGAAAGTTTTGGTTGTTAGATAAACGTCCTATTTCAACTGGTTTTCTTCTCCAAGCTGCTACATTATAGAAATGTTACCCAGCTGTAATTACTCTGCTTCCAAGCTGTGAGTTAGTGTGTTTTGGTACTTGAGGGTCAGATTATTCTGATCCTCCTGTATGAGTCTTCATGTGACCAGTTAAATTGCTTTGCCAAcggaaactttttccacaagtcccacataCAAAAGGCTTCTGACCTGTGTGAAGCATGATGTGACGAGTTAAACTGCTTTggcaacaaaaactttttccacaagtctcaCATAAGAAAGGCTTCTGATCTGTGTGAGTCTTCATGTGACGAGTTAAACTGCTTTGGCAacgaaaactttttccacaagtcccacataAGAAAGGCTTCTGATCTGTGTGAGTCTTCATGTGACCAGTTAAACTGCTTTGCCAAcggaaactttttccacaagtcccacataCAAAAGGCTTCTGATCTGTGTGAGTCTTCATGTGACGAGTTAAACTGCTTTGGCAacgaaaactttttccacaagtcccacataAGAAAGGCTTCTGACCTGTGTGAGTCTTCATGTGACCAGTTAAACTGCTTTGCCAAcggaaactttttccacaagtcccacaaaaACATGCCTTCTCATCTGTATGAATCCTCATATgagaagttaaaatgttttttaggtggaaacattttccacaagtcccacaagagaaaggcttttcacctgtaTGAGTCCTCATATGATCatttaaataaccttttttattgaaaacttttccacaggtcccacaagagAATGGCTTCTCACTTGTATGAGTCCACATGTGAgaagttaaatgctgtttttgactgaacctttttccacaagtcccacaagagaaaagCCTCTCACTAGTATGTGTCTGTATGTGTCCAATTAAACTGTTTCtgattttgtaactttttccacaggtcccacatgaaAAAGGCCTTTCACCTGTATGAGTCCTCATGTGACTAGTTAAAGTGTCTTTGTGACGAAacctttttccacaagtcccacaagagtAAGGCTTCTCATTAGTATGCGTTGTCATGTGAGGATATAAACCACTTctgtttctgaaactttttccacagtgtgTACATttgaaaggcttctcacctgtatgaattcTCATGTGACGAGTTAGACTGCATTGTCGAtagaaacgttttccacaagtcccacatgagaaaggtctctcacctgtatgaatcTTCATGTGAAAAAGTAACTGAGGCTTGGACCGGAATGCTTTTCCACAGTTCTCGCATGAGAAAGGCCTCTCATCTGTGTGAATCCTCCTGTGACAAAGTAACTGAGGCTTGGACCGGAATCCTTTTCCACAGGTCTCGCATGAGAAAGGCCTCTCATCTGTGTGAATCCTCCTGTGACGAAGTAACTGAGGCTTGGACCGGAATCCTTTTCCACAGGTCTCGCATGAGAAAGGCCTCTCATCTGTGTGAATCCTCCTGTGATGAAGTAACTGAGGCTTGGACCGGAATCCTTTTCCACAGGTCTCGCATGAGAAAGGCCTCTCTCCTGTGTGAATCTTCATGTGACGAAGCAAATTAGATTTGTTTTGGaagctttttccacagatcacacatgaaaaaggcctctcacctgtgtgaatcctcatgtgacTAACTACCTCAGGTTTGGttatgaaactttttccacaagtcacacatgaaaaaggcttctctcctgtgtgaatcatcatgtgacGAAGCAAATGATATTTCTTTTGgaagctttttccacaggttgAACATGTGAAAGGCTTCTTGTCCATGTGAGTTCTCATGTGTGTTGTCAAGGAACTGCTTTGAGAAAAGGCTTCATCACAGATTTTACAAGAATATTGTTTTTGGTCTGGATGagctttattctgtgttttctgttttgaactctcagttttacctttttgctgtttggttttctgaTATCTCTgacgtttctgttttttatctctcttttttcctGAGTCTTCACAATTGCTTTTTTCCTGATCCTGGTTCTCATCTTCAGAAGAGccatgagagatgagttggttcctctgtggttctgtttcattgcagATTCTTTGCGCAGTAGAAGGAATCACCAAATTGTCATCAGTCTCCTGTCTCAGTACaagctgctcttcatcctgactGACGCAGAgttgcttctcttcctctttgaaCTCTTGATGTTCTGGTTGCTCTTCTAAAGTGGAGTTGCCCTCCAGGTTGCTGAGCTCATTGAGAACCCCGTCGTCTTTACACGCCCAGC includes:
- the LOC116733097 gene encoding zinc finger protein 260-like, translating into MDFTRIPRIILHRIDLRQCWACKDDGVLNELSNLEGNSTLEEQPAHQQFKEEEKQLCVSQDEEQLVLIQETDDILVIPSKMHRIRNETEPQRNQLISHGSSEDENQDQEKSNCEDSGKKRDKKQKRQRYQKTKQQKGKTESSKQKTQNKAHPDQKQYSCKICDEAFSQSSSLTTHMRTHMDKKLFTCSTCGKSFQNKSHLLRHMMIHTGEKPFSCVTCGRSFITKPEVVSHMKIHTGERPFSCETCGKGFRSKPQLLCHRRIHTDERPFSCENCGKAFRSKPQLLFHMKIHTGERPFSCGTCGKGFRSKPQLLCHRRIHTDERPFSCETCGKGFRSKPQLLRHRRIHTDERPFSCETCGKGFRSKPQLLCHRRIHTDERPFSCETCGKGFRSKPQLLCHRRIHTDERPFSCETCGKGFRSKPQLLRHRRIHTDERPFSCETCGKGFRSKPQLLCHRRIHTDERPFSCENCGKAFRSKPQLLFHMKIHTGERPFSCGTCGKRFYRQCSLTRHMRIHTGEKPFKCTHCGKSFRNRSGLYPHMTTHTNEKPYSCGTCGKRFRHKDTLTSHMRTHTGERPFSCGTCGKSYKIRNSLIGHIQTHTSERLFSCGTCGKRFSQKKHLTSHMRIHTDEKACFCGTCGKSFRWQSSLTVHMKTHTDQKPFLCGTCGKSFRCQSSLTRHMKTHTDQKPFVCGTCGKSFRWQSSLTGHMKTHTDQKPFVCGTCGKSFRWQSSLTGHMKTHTDQKPFVCGTCGKSFRWQSNLTGHMKTHTGGSE